The Helianthus annuus cultivar XRQ/B chromosome 11, HanXRQr2.0-SUNRISE, whole genome shotgun sequence region gtcgtatgaaagagttattaatgtttaaaaaatgggggggaattggaggagagagaaactattggcttggattgactagaatgcccttgaacaaactcacgtgcctcttttcttcctttcaatttccctgatttaatcttagcccttgattaacttaatggatggtcaagatcacttcctatccttcctagccaaataaacttcctattgtatctccacccttatTTTATATTAACATATAACAACAACAAAAGCCATGACATGGAATGGTGTTTCCCTGCCATTGGCTAATATGGGTGGCGGGGAAtaatgtcaggcagctgcctgatCCTTTCCTATTGATCTAGCtgaattatgattttgcccttcttaaatttaatgttttaccattggttttgtttttttcccTCCCAGCTAAATTACGATTCTGCCCTTAGTTTAAACTTGCAGTTTtaccatttttttttgttttttcctctgttaaattacgattttgccctcagtgtAAAATTACATTCATGcgatcgttttagtttttttttttacaaaactatggtagtgttttgttttaactggttcacttggtgtaatttttattcatgccacatagtgttttgttttaaccggttcacttggtgtaatttttattcgtgtcaAACGGCTGCTTGATACACACTCATTTGTTCTGAAAAATACAATTTTGCTACACAACAAAATAACAGAAATCAagaaaatagtcattttactacTAGTATGTTACACGTAGTGGTTATCTtagaaaaaaaatcaattttctaGGTGTAGTCTGTGTTCTGTAGGTGCTCATGTAACGCTGATTTAAAATGCACGTGATCATCTATTTTCACCAACCAAAAGAGGCGAAGGGTTTGAAAAATAGCAAAAATAACATTAAACCCATATACGTATTTCTTAGGTCATTCGTAATCATAAAGacccttgtggggcgttatgcgataCGTGTCATGCCACGTCACACGGGGGCTTTATctggcgttatatcactagaacccgtagtcataaagcccctacccatcattacctaattattatttttcaattttattaattaattataaaaaaccttgcttgtttgtgattggtCAAAAGTTTGAAAGGAACCTCCATAACACCGTGAAATGCGTGGCGCCTCCCTCCTTTTTTGCCCCATAACGCCGCCCGTTGCGGTGTGCGGGGCGCTATGGGGCGTTATGGCCCAAAAAAAACCCACTCTTAGCGCCCCCTACAGGTAGAGTTATGATTTAGGAAGTTATGGCAGGTAAGTGACAAAGAGTGGTGAATCTGATGCGGAGAAGAGTTGTTGCAAGTGCGTCTTGGGAGGCAAGCACTCCCTCCACTTAAGTTTGTGTTATGTATTATCATTATTTGTCACATCAAGTTTGATTTTTAAATGAATGCAAGTTTAAAGTCGGCATGACTGTAGGTAGTGTATCAGGTTCATGTTAGTTGACATTAGCAAGGAAAAAAATTATAACACACAAGCAAAAGTAGACATGTGAAGATGGTGTTGTATGTTTATGTGTTATTTTTCTCAGACATGACTATAAATATAAGAGTAAACAGCTATTTTGGtctggtccctgaggtttggtcacttttgccactttagtccaaagctcaaaccttttgcatctgggacCCTgcggtttcagttttattgccattttgatccaaatgtgaaatcaggtcatatttgtcttataaaatcctgctattttatCCTTTTTCTCAatggcaaaatggtcatttttaattaaaaaaactctctctctaaaccctctatatatatttaagccccaaTCTCTCTCTTAACAAAGACTCTTTCTCTAAACCCTTTCTTCTCCAGATCTCTAAACCCTCTCTTAACAAAACTctcttttacccaccaaacaatATACCACCCATCTCAGATCTATTTTCCGGTGGCGTCCTTTGGTGGAGGGCGATGCTTGTGGCGGTGTGATGCATCAGGGGCGACGAGGCTGGTGTGGTGGTTATGGCGGTGGTGATGGCCTGCCCGGTGGTGGAGGTGtttgttggtggtggtgggtttcgGTGTTGGTGGGTGTTTTGGTACTCGGGGGTGGAGGTGAGACGTGGCGGAtgtgagatggtggtggtgggttcgAGTGTTTGTGTGGTGGTGGTTGGGGTGGTGTTGGCGGTGGAGGTTGGGGTGATGTCGTGTTGTGGTGGAGTGAGACCCAGAAGCCACCAACCCAATCACCGACACTCACACCCGCCGGTGAGACCCGGAAGCCGCCGACCACCTCCTTCACCATTGTCATCATCTCCGGCAACCACCACCATCTCACCCAACACCCCgtcttcttcaatctttcttaTCAGAAAAGGTAACTCCAGTGGCCAGATACAACACCAACATAGTCCACCACATGTCAAATAATGAAATTCAGTTGTTAAATTTAGTATTAATTTAATTAAACATAACGATTGTTGTGGTGTTTATTGAATTGACAGAATCACACGAGGGTATATGCCTAAGATAATTTGGGAGAAAATGGCACCTTATCTGCAAGTTAGATTTGTGTTTGTGGTGTTACAATTGGTGGCCAATTGAGATGCATTCTTTGGTGTGATCTAATAGAAattaagattttttttaaaatgtatGTACTGTGGAGGTGGTGGATTGACGGTGGAGGAAGTGGTAGTGGTGGGGGAGGTGGGTTTTACAAAAAATTAAGATTTTTTtaaaatagtttattttcagttttataaaaatgatTATTTTGCCTCTAAGGAAGATGGCAAAATAGTagaattttataagacaaatgtgacctgatttcacttttggaccaaaatggcaataaaactgaaaccacaggggcctagatgcaaaaggtttgagttttgtacaaaagtggcaaaagtgaccaaacatcggggaccaaaatggcagtttactctaatattgaataactaatatatagatatcacttatctttatttttatctttatctAAGTTTTGTAAATAACTTCAATTAATGGCACATgacattttcttcttcaatcttgttggtgcatacatctgtcgtcttcgtcttgtatcgagtcttgtactagattgttagatcagggcacattgttCGAGAAAATAGCAGATTTAAGTGTAAATtaggctgattccgcttgaatgagctgattccgcttgaaataacatgtgtcagtttcaagcgaaatcatcaaaccttattccgcttgaaatgcacaatgtcatgttcaagcggaatcactttgTCTATATAAAggtctttcaagcgaaatcattggAATAGTTCttgatttggataccgaggtgctgccggtttatccagTGATTGTActtgctgttatatcaatcagaaagttgtttaaagtgatttgcaagctgtttcgatGTCTGTTTCATAGTTTtcgcctctgaaacagattagaacgcctctgaacgactcgtttgggtcgcaacacgatcctacaagtggtatcagagcccaggaggaggagttcttaccgattcagcttTAAATTTCTGTTTTGTACACCTTCTTTTAAAAATTAAcaacttttcacggttaaaatcggctcatTTTTCAATATATTGTgtaaaactgtgttttaacaaacccttgagagtttcagaaCAAAATTCAgattaaaagtggtaaaaatggactaaaaaggttattccgcttgaacgagcactttctgatttcgcttcaaaggtgttattccgcttgagattttcaagcgaaatcagtgattccgcttcaaatagCCTGATTCCGCTTCTAattgtaattccgtttgaaataacttagttatttcgcttgaaagtactAATCTCGCTTGAAaattttgattccgcttgaaacacaagtttgat contains the following coding sequences:
- the LOC118483807 gene encoding uncharacterized protein LOC118483807, whose product is MAVVMACPVVEVFVGGGGFRCWWVFWYSGVEVRRGGCEMVVVGSSVCVVVVGVVLAVEVGVMSCCGGVRPRSHQPNHRHSHPPVRPGSRRPPPSPLSSSPATTTISPNTPSSSIFLIRKESHEGICLR